In one window of Tubulanus polymorphus chromosome 3, tnTubPoly1.2, whole genome shotgun sequence DNA:
- the LOC141901159 gene encoding G-protein coupled receptor dmsr-1-like codes for KLFSNWYTGVHGYVSVVVCVFGIFSNILNVIVLTQKHMISSTNYILIALAVADLLKMMSYLPYAMYFYIITAPSDAASHPKGWIIFILWHNAFVITCHTIAMWLTVALAVFRYIVVCHHTQGPRLCNLYRAKITIGSIIVATLFFCIPQYMLQEIIPSGDGYWFKISAIAEANNGLLQGISFWVYGVSIKIAPCIVLTLLSALLIRAMYIANEKRARLKSQGKRAESERTHEHNRTTAMLVAVVLCFVITELPQGILILISGILGKWFFEDVYSALGDFMDGIVLINSAVNFILYCGMSKQFRDTFKSVFLQSCIPPHNSKQNGLVHYSTINTESTRV; via the coding sequence AAACTATTTTCGAATTGGTACACGGGCGTACACGGTTACGTCAGTGTAGTGGTATGCGTTTTCGGtattttttcgaatattcTAAACGTCATAGTATTAACGCAGAAACACATGATTTCTTCAACAAACTACATACTGATAGCTCTGGCCGTCGCCGATCTGCTGAAAATGATGTCATATCTTCCATACGCGATGTATTTCTATATAATCACAGCCCCTTCGGACGCCGCATCGCATCCCAAAGGTTGGATAATTTTCATCCTATGGCACAATGCGTTCGTGATAACTTGTCATACAATAGCTATGTGGCTAACGGTGGCTTTGGCAGTGTTCCGCTATATCGTGGTATGCCATCACACCCAGGGGCCACGACTTTGTAACTTATATCGTGCCAAAATAACAATTGGATCTATAATCGTAGCAACTCTGTTCTTTTGTATACCGCAGTATATGCTACAAGAGATTATTCCAAGTGGTGATGGGTATTGGTTCAAAATTAGTGCCATAGCGGAAGCTAACAACGGCTTGTTGCAAGGCATCAGTTTCTGGGTGTACGGGGTTTCTATCAAGATCGCCCCTTGTATTGTGCTTACGCTTTTGAGTGCGCTGCTGATTCGAGCGATGTATATAGCTAACGAGAAACGAGCCCGATTGAAGTCTCAAGGAAAAAGAGCCGAATCTGAACGAACTCATGAACACAATCGAACGACCGCCATGTTGGTGGCCGTCGTTTTGTGTTTCGTAATTACCGAACTACCGCAAGGTATTCTGATTCTTATCAGTGGAATACTTGGGAAATGGTTTTTCGAAGATGTGTACTCAGCTCTGGGCGATTTTATGGATGGTATTGTGCTTATTAACAGCGCTGTAAACTTTATTCTGTACTGCGGTATGAGCAAACAATTTCGTGATACGTTCAAATCAGTTTTTCTTCAATCGTGTATCCCACCGCACAACAGTAAGCAAAATGGCCTGGTACACTATAGCACTATAAATACCGAGTCAACCCGGGTATGA
- the LOC141901707 gene encoding FAST kinase domain-containing protein 5, mitochondrial-like translates to MLKITHLKSQLVMSSVFKPQIYRLICDWRSNRYVRQLSTSTAMSTSRKRMEYTEEKKIGARVFLKNHNDISSAVEDSRKVSHKLIKALHYNLVNCSPQSMQNNFYKNSKGAKIMVDMKTTNMIIEFERRATIDEKYEFLRSMCQSDVVAMLQFYGDRLRGSEQNRRHLRELKQFSCQLVDSFDSKSLLKIADVLYKCDCEFVDFMRHLISACVSRWKSLDYKPEEIPQLMFYIMIYGETSGQLMNYIEEMIVKCLSSYSLQQLNIICNGFFRCNSRIKSQELLDGIAEKVLNELDTIDLMQLTPFLKVFRHAGFHNVNFFERVASHLLNQKLLEKETNLTRIMELMRSYASLRIYNQNLLESTLKVFQRLIERDTNTELVRSKDIASYLWGYSLFSSELDRSTCDLVCEQLRRRFNAGEFNSFPESLVTALTALAYLDSIPVDLVNQLFSSSFLNRLAAAKFLDKKLQLILLHSCMIIENPSYNGFLLPKNFLQTCNRNNFGYLPIELSRRKGMNVLFGELKRLFNAEEKVRCHFILPHILTAGIEIHLDEDNRPVPIQYYHCHDDLPAHIDWLSSVTGRRQGNNQKLVSISGDLIKNMQTIPEISRIELDDNCRNGNRPIRIKRKIAIDILGWHQVAFNHKDITLANTRLKHRHLQKLGYDLHVISSDEGQLLEELPAAELEHYVQEKIIDRHKIQL, encoded by the exons ATGCTGAAAATTACCCATCTTAAGTCACAACTTGTGATGTCCTCCGTATTTAAACCACAAATATACAGACTCATTTGTGATTGGAGATCTAATCGCTATGTCAGGCAGTTATCAACGTCAACTGCAATGTCAACTAGTCGAAAAAGAATGGAATATACAGAAGAAAAGAAGATTGGCGCAAGAGTATTcttaaaaaatcataatgatattTCTTCTGCGGTTGAGGACAGTAGAAAAGTGTCACATAAACTGATCAAAGCTTTACACTATAATCTGGTGAACTGTTCTCCGCAATCAATGCAGAacaatttttacaaaaatagCAAAGGTGCTAAAATAATGGTAGATATGAAAACGACTAATATgatcattgaatttgaaagacgCGCGACAATTGAtgagaaatatgaatttttacGAAGCATGTGTCAATCAGATGTTGTAGCAATGCTTCAATTCTATGGCGATCGATTACGCGGATCGGAGCAGAACAGGCGTCATTTAcgagaattaaaacaattcagCTGTCAGCTAGTGGATTCATTCGATTCAAAAAGCTTACTGAAAATTGCCGATGTACTTTATAAATGCGATTGCGAATTCGTAGATTTCATGCGACATCTAATAAGCGCATGTGTCAGTCGGTGGAAATCATTGGATTATAAACCGGAGGAAATTCCACAGTTAATGTTCTATATAATGATCTACGGAGAAACATCCGGTCAATTAATGAACTATATCGAAGAAATGATTGTCAAATGTCTATCTTCATATTCTCTGCAACAGTTGAATATAATTTGTAATGGCTTTTTTCGCTGTAATTCGCGTATAAAAAGTCAAGAACTTCTCGACGGAATCGCTGAGAAAGTGTTAAATGAACTGGATACAATTGATCTCATGCAGTTGACTCCGTTTCTGAAAGTGTTCAGACACGCTGGATTCCACAATGTGAACTTTTTCGAACGAGTTGCGTCACatttattgaatcaaaaacTTTTGGAAAAGGAGACTAATCTCACTCGAATTATGGAATTAATGAGATCGTACGCGTCTTTACGTATCTACAATCAAAATTTACTCGAATCGActttaaaagtttttcaacgaTTAATCGAACGCGATACAAATACTGAACTAGTCAGATCGAAGGATATCGCTTCGTATTTATGGGGTTACTCTTTGTTCAGTTCGGAATTAGATCGATCTACGTGTGATCTGGTTTGCGAACAGCTCAGACGTCGTTTTAATGCTGGAGAATTTAATTCCTTTCCGGAGAGTTTAGTTACTGCACTGACTGCGTTAGCATACTTAGACTCTATTCCTGTAGATCTAGTCAATCAACTGTTCAGTTCATCATTTCTGAATCGTTTGGCAG CTGCAAAATTCTTGGATAAAAAACTTCAGTTGATTCTGCTGCATTCTTGTATGATCATTGAAAATCCATCGTATAATGGATTCTTATTACCAAAA aatttcttGCAAACGTGTAACAGAAATAATTTTGGATACTTACCAATCGAACTAAGTCGGCGGAAAGGGATGAATGTTCTGTTTGGTGAATTAAAACGATTGTTCAATGCAGAAGAGAAAGTCCGATGTCACTTTATTCTGCCACACATTTTAACTGCTG GTATTGAGATACATTTGGATGAAGATAATCGACCTGTTCCGATCCAGTATTATCACTGTCATGATGATCTGCCCGCGCATATAGATTGGTTATCGTCTGTGACTGGTCGACGTCAAGGAAACAATCAGAAACTCGTTTCTATATCGGGTGATCTCATTAAAAACATGCAGACAATTCCAGAAATTTCCAG GATTGAATTAGATGATAATTGCAGGAATGGTAATCGTCCGATTAGAATTAAACGAAA GATAGCAATTGATATCCTGGGATGGCATCAAGTGGCCTTTAATCATAAAGATATAACACTCGCAAATACTAGACTAAAACATCGTCATCTACAGAAATTGGGATATGATTTACACGTG ATTTCATCCGATGAAGGTCAACTGTTAGAAGAATTACCAGCCGCCGAATTGGAACATTATGTACaggaaaaaataattgatcGTCATAAAATTCAATTATGA
- the LOC141901708 gene encoding biogenesis of lysosome-related organelles complex 1 subunit 4-like isoform X2, protein MEIETVTVEETDSDAVVSGGSVFSEPGESDVQTEDTLVNEMSDEYANYLDFETPKEKVNFEESIEDMLTRLDEYCGLVDMEFVGHVRQNVATMEDLVNKAEDEMGTFSNIKKMITNISLPTFIKKPTQSKPRSDSRPKFIQPEIFCTDDYFGSKDRVVNEPNEERIHIAAEVFEGEA, encoded by the exons ATGGAGATCGAAACAGTGACAGTTGAAGAAACTGACTCGGATGCTGTCGTTAGTGGCGGCAGCGTGTTCAGCGAACCTGGTGAAAGTGATGTTCAAACTGAGGACACGTTAGTGAATGAAATGTCTGATGAATATGCCAATTATCTTGACTTTGAAACGCCAAAAGAA AAAGTGAATTTTGAAGAAAGCATCGAAGATATGTTGACGCGTCTTGATGAATACTGTGGCCTTGTCGATATG GAATTTGTTGGGCATGTTCGACAAAATGTAGCGACAATGGAAGATTTGGTAAATAAAGCTGAGGATGAAATGGGAACATTTAGCAATATCAAGAAAATGATCACAAACATAAGTCTACCAACATTTATC aaaaagcCCACCCAAAGCAAACCAAGGTCGGATTCGCGGCCAAAGTTCATTCAGCCAGAAATATTCTGTACTGACGATTATTTCGGTTCTAAGGATCGGGTCGTAAATGAACCGAATGAAGAGAGAATTCATATCGCTGCTGAAGTATTTGAGGGAGAGGCCTAG
- the LOC141901708 gene encoding biogenesis of lysosome-related organelles complex 1 subunit 4-like isoform X1, with protein MEIETVTVEETDSDAVVSGGSVFSEPGESDVQTEDTLVNEMSDEYANYLDFETPKEKVNFEESIEDMLTRLDEYCGLVDMIRSDTSLCLNKNMMDLQQKSMRMQRIFERIDKLEEFVGHVRQNVATMEDLVNKAEDEMGTFSNIKKMITNISLPTFIKKPTQSKPRSDSRPKFIQPEIFCTDDYFGSKDRVVNEPNEERIHIAAEVFEGEA; from the exons ATGGAGATCGAAACAGTGACAGTTGAAGAAACTGACTCGGATGCTGTCGTTAGTGGCGGCAGCGTGTTCAGCGAACCTGGTGAAAGTGATGTTCAAACTGAGGACACGTTAGTGAATGAAATGTCTGATGAATATGCCAATTATCTTGACTTTGAAACGCCAAAAGAA AAAGTGAATTTTGAAGAAAGCATCGAAGATATGTTGACGCGTCTTGATGAATACTGTGGCCTTGTCGATATG ATTAGAAGTGACACCTCCCTTTGTTTGAATAAGAACATGATGGATCTACAACAGAAGAGCATGCGAATGCAACGGATATTTGAAAGGATTGATAAATTAGAG GAATTTGTTGGGCATGTTCGACAAAATGTAGCGACAATGGAAGATTTGGTAAATAAAGCTGAGGATGAAATGGGAACATTTAGCAATATCAAGAAAATGATCACAAACATAAGTCTACCAACATTTATC aaaaagcCCACCCAAAGCAAACCAAGGTCGGATTCGCGGCCAAAGTTCATTCAGCCAGAAATATTCTGTACTGACGATTATTTCGGTTCTAAGGATCGGGTCGTAAATGAACCGAATGAAGAGAGAATTCATATCGCTGCTGAAGTATTTGAGGGAGAGGCCTAG
- the LOC141902021 gene encoding uncharacterized protein LOC141902021, with protein MAEGGRKDDDENPFSFQNYVKKKSNPDTKNHQNESSASDEVDIFDLPDIPSPKRERSHLKIVDDVEKKSKKPQKKDENPFSFKKFIAANSNPGHSGSKFYVNGVAGIAPDVASDLPDFVQDHINNHDGRPRTVSSRSARSRTQSDISLPDFALDSGAVEPSSPDNRTSFPSIDAIGNALVRSDSRFNNRNLSNGDGDDTVAVSMSPGVLPDFLTDSSVLSNMNNNDGANQSNSSTANRLHSSRPNSSRVSPNNNLALEVKRLQEENEHLRREMEDNQRLAQKESQRVAELLRDREKSQTKEAEETAAMATMIQQVEANLITSTQRAVKAENTVTKLKQEMKSLQNELTCLNAENEILRAGHPASADVHDQTKYVSQQLLAAANTAEQTLKQLIGGVDNLKLMSDILSSLGKISSASSPEDDKQTADEDGDKSHATEKDDKQTG; from the exons ATGGCTGAAGGAGGCAGGAAAGACGACGATGAAAATCcattttcattccaaaattacgtgaaaaagaaatcaaaccCCGATACGAAAAATCATCAGAATGAAAGTTCAGCATCAGATGAAGTGGATATATTTGATTTACCGGATATTCCATCTCCAAAACGCGAGAGATCACATCTTAAAATAGTCGACGATG TGGAAAAGAAGAGCAAGAAACCGCAGAAAAAGGATGAAAAtccattttcttttaaaaagttCATCGCTGCCAATTCAAACCCGGGACATTCTGGATCAAAATTTTACGTAAACGGAGTCGCTGGCATCGCGCCAGATGTCGCTAGCGATCTACCCGACTTCGTGCAAGATCACATCAATAATCACGACGGTCGTCCACGGACGGTCAGTAGTAGAAGTGCTCGAAGTCGAACTCAATCCGATATTTCGCTGCCGGACTTCGCTTTAGACAGTGGCGCCGTCGAACCATCGTCGCCTGACAATCGGACATCTTTCCCCAGTATCGACGCTATCGGTAACGCGCTCGTTCGAAGTGATTCGAGGTTTAATAATCGTAATTTATCGAACGGCGATGGTGACGATACGGTCGCTGTTAGTATGTCACCGGGAGTTCTTCCCGATTTCCTCACGGACAGTAGTGTATTGAGCAATATGAACAATAATGATGGTGCTAATCAGTCAAATTCTTCTACCGCGAATAGACTTCACAGTTCCAGACCAAACTCATCTCGTGTCTCTCCAAATAATAACTTAGCGCTAGAAGTGAAAAGa CTTCAAGAAGAGAATGAACATTTACGGAGAGAAATGGAAGATAATCAAAGACTTGCCCAGAAGGAATCACAGAG AGTCGCAGAATTATTGCGAGACCGTGAAAAAAGTCAAACGAAAGAAGCCGAAGAAACTGCTGCGATGGCTACAATGATTCAGCAAGTCGAGGCAAATCTGATCACTTCAACG CAAAGAGCTGTAAAAGCTGAAAATACAGTAACGAAGCTCAAACAAGAAATGAAATCTCTGCAG AATGAATTGACGTGTTTGAATGCCGAGAATGAGATACTACGCGCCGGTCATCCGGCTTCTGCTGATGTTCACGATCAGACTAAATACGTTTCTCAACAACTCCTCGCAGCAGCAAATACCGCCGAACAAACTCTCAA GCAGTTGATTGGAGGTGTCGATAACTTGAAATTGATGTCAGATATTTTGAGCTCTTTGGGTAAGATATCATCGGCATCATCTCCAGAGGATGATAAACAAACTGCTGACGAAGATGGTGATAAATCGCACGCAACCGAGAAAGATGATAAGCAAACTGGTTGA
- the LOC141901794 gene encoding RNA-splicing ligase RtcB homolog isoform X1 gives MAQRTYNEELKFMEKIDSHSWRIKKGFVPNMNVEGVFYVNEHLERLMFDELRVFSNAKGFGGFLPGVKQIGNVAALPGIVGRSVGLPDIHSGYGFAIGNMAAFDMGDPKAVVSPGGVGFDINCGVRLLRTNLFEKDILPVKEQLAQTLFNHIPVGVGSKGIIPMTARDLEEALEMGMDWSLREGYAWAEDKEHCEEYGRMLQADPSKVSSRAKKRGLPQLGTLGAGNHYAEIQVVEEIYDYYAASKMGIEEPGQVCVMIHSGSRGFGHQVATDALVAMEKAMKRDNIVVNDRQLACASIQSKEGQDYLKSMAAAANFAWVNRSTMTFLSRQSFAKMFQTTPDDLDMHVIYDTSHNIAKVEEHMVDGKLKTLLVHRKGSTRAFPPHHPLIPVDYQLTGQPVLIGGTMGTCSYVLTGTELGMQQTFGSTCHGAGRALSRAKSRRNLDYTNVLEALEAKGISIRVASPKLVMEEAPESYKNVTDVVDTCHAAGISKKCIKLRPVAVIKG, from the exons ATGGCTCAGAGAACGTacaatgaagaattaaaattcATGGAAAAAATTGATTCACATTCATGGAGAATAAAAAAAGGCTTCGTGCCAAACATGAAC GTTGAAGGAGTGTTTTATGTAAATGAACATCTGGAACGTTTAATGTTTGATGAATTAAGAGTTTTCTCAAATGCTAAAGGTTTCGGTGGTTTTCTTCCCGGTGTGAAACAAATAGGGAATgttgcagctttaccagggaTTGTTGGg AGGTCAGTTGGACTTCCAGACATTCATTCTGGCTATGGTTTTGCGATTG gaaataTGGCAGCGTTTGATATGGGTGATCCTAAAGCTGTCGTCTCACCGGGGGGTGTCGGTTTTGACATCAACTGCGGTGTACGCTTATTAAGAACGAATCTATTTGAGAAAGATATTCTACCAGTGAAAGAACAGCTTGCGCAAACACTATTCAACCACATTCCTGTAGGAGTTGGTTCAAAAGGAATTATACCAATGACTGCCAG AGATTTAGAAGAAGCGCTTGAGATGGGAATGGACTGGTCTCTTCGTGAAGGTTATGCTTGGGCTGAAGACAAGGAACATTGCGAGGAGTATGGTCGAATGTTACAGGCAGATCCTTCAAAAGTTAGCAGCAGAGCGAAGAAAAGAGGTCTTCCTCAA TTGGGTACTCTTGGAGCTGGCAATCATTATGCCGAGATACAAGTCGTTGAAGAAATCTATGATTACTACGCTGCTAGCAAAATGGGTATTGAAGAACCAGGGCAGGTGTGCGTTATGATTCACAGCGGTAGTCGCGGATTTGGACACCAAGTGGCTACAG ATGCACTAGTTGCGATGGAGAAAGCGATGAAGAGAGATAACATTGTTGTGAATGATCGGCAATTGGCCTGCGCTTCTATACAATCTAAAGAAGGTCAGGATTATCTCAAAAGTATGGCTGCAGCGGCGAACTTTGCGTGGGTTAATCGTAGTACGATGACTTTCCTAAGCAGACAG TCATTTGCGAAGATGTTTCAAACGACTCCCGATGATTTGGATATGCACGTTATTTATGATACGTCTCACAATATCGCCAAAGTTGAAGAGCACATGGTCGACGGGAAACTGAAAACATTGCTCGTCCATCGAAAAGGTTCAACTCGAGCATTCCCTCCACATCATCCTCTCATTCCAGTAGATTATCAA CTAACTGGTCAGCCTGTACTTATTGGTGGAACTATGGGAACTTGTAGTTATGTTTTAACTGGCACTGAACTTGGTATGCAACAAACTTTTGGCTCAACTTGTCACGGTGCT gGCCGAGCTCTTTCCCGAGCGAAGTCACGTCGTAATTTAGATTATACAAATGTTTTAGAAGCTCTCGAAGCGAAGGGTATATCTATAAGAGTAGCATCACCTAAACTAGTCATGGAAGAG GCCCCAGAATCTTATAAAAATGTCACAGATGTTGTTGATACAT gtcatGCGGCTGGTATTAGTAAAAAATGCATCAAATTAAGACCAGTAGCTGTGATAAAAGGATAA
- the LOC141901794 gene encoding RNA-splicing ligase RtcB homolog isoform X2 codes for MAAFDMGDPKAVVSPGGVGFDINCGVRLLRTNLFEKDILPVKEQLAQTLFNHIPVGVGSKGIIPMTARDLEEALEMGMDWSLREGYAWAEDKEHCEEYGRMLQADPSKVSSRAKKRGLPQLGTLGAGNHYAEIQVVEEIYDYYAASKMGIEEPGQVCVMIHSGSRGFGHQVATDALVAMEKAMKRDNIVVNDRQLACASIQSKEGQDYLKSMAAAANFAWVNRSTMTFLSRQSFAKMFQTTPDDLDMHVIYDTSHNIAKVEEHMVDGKLKTLLVHRKGSTRAFPPHHPLIPVDYQLTGQPVLIGGTMGTCSYVLTGTELGMQQTFGSTCHGAGRALSRAKSRRNLDYTNVLEALEAKGISIRVASPKLVMEEAPESYKNVTDVVDTCHAAGISKKCIKLRPVAVIKG; via the exons aTGGCAGCGTTTGATATGGGTGATCCTAAAGCTGTCGTCTCACCGGGGGGTGTCGGTTTTGACATCAACTGCGGTGTACGCTTATTAAGAACGAATCTATTTGAGAAAGATATTCTACCAGTGAAAGAACAGCTTGCGCAAACACTATTCAACCACATTCCTGTAGGAGTTGGTTCAAAAGGAATTATACCAATGACTGCCAG AGATTTAGAAGAAGCGCTTGAGATGGGAATGGACTGGTCTCTTCGTGAAGGTTATGCTTGGGCTGAAGACAAGGAACATTGCGAGGAGTATGGTCGAATGTTACAGGCAGATCCTTCAAAAGTTAGCAGCAGAGCGAAGAAAAGAGGTCTTCCTCAA TTGGGTACTCTTGGAGCTGGCAATCATTATGCCGAGATACAAGTCGTTGAAGAAATCTATGATTACTACGCTGCTAGCAAAATGGGTATTGAAGAACCAGGGCAGGTGTGCGTTATGATTCACAGCGGTAGTCGCGGATTTGGACACCAAGTGGCTACAG ATGCACTAGTTGCGATGGAGAAAGCGATGAAGAGAGATAACATTGTTGTGAATGATCGGCAATTGGCCTGCGCTTCTATACAATCTAAAGAAGGTCAGGATTATCTCAAAAGTATGGCTGCAGCGGCGAACTTTGCGTGGGTTAATCGTAGTACGATGACTTTCCTAAGCAGACAG TCATTTGCGAAGATGTTTCAAACGACTCCCGATGATTTGGATATGCACGTTATTTATGATACGTCTCACAATATCGCCAAAGTTGAAGAGCACATGGTCGACGGGAAACTGAAAACATTGCTCGTCCATCGAAAAGGTTCAACTCGAGCATTCCCTCCACATCATCCTCTCATTCCAGTAGATTATCAA CTAACTGGTCAGCCTGTACTTATTGGTGGAACTATGGGAACTTGTAGTTATGTTTTAACTGGCACTGAACTTGGTATGCAACAAACTTTTGGCTCAACTTGTCACGGTGCT gGCCGAGCTCTTTCCCGAGCGAAGTCACGTCGTAATTTAGATTATACAAATGTTTTAGAAGCTCTCGAAGCGAAGGGTATATCTATAAGAGTAGCATCACCTAAACTAGTCATGGAAGAG GCCCCAGAATCTTATAAAAATGTCACAGATGTTGTTGATACAT gtcatGCGGCTGGTATTAGTAAAAAATGCATCAAATTAAGACCAGTAGCTGTGATAAAAGGATAA
- the LOC141902460 gene encoding caveolin-3-like — translation MVKMADDKGIQLTVQEEPSEIKFEKANRDVNDRDPNNINEHLRLSFDEVFGEPDPGIFSYDQVWALSYTVFSAVKLWTYRITSLICGLPLMVFWGCYFACLSFCTIWCCAPCFRAYEIEMHCTKKFWNAFVSAIYGPCCETAGLILSKIKIQKV, via the exons ATGGTAAAGATGGCTGATGACAAAGGAATACAATTAACGGTTCAAGAGGAACCCTCCGAAATCAAATTCGAGAAGGCCAATCGCGATGTAAACGATCGGGATCCgaataatatcaatgaacATTTACGA CTCTCATTCGATGAAGTTTTTGGTGAACCCGATCCGGGTATATTTAGTTACGATCAAGTATGGGCGCTAAGTTATACA GTTTTTTCGGCGGTGAAATTGTGgacatacagaataacatcaTTAATATGTGGCCTTCCGCTGATGGTTTTCTGGGGATGTTATTTCGCCTGCCTCAGTTTCTGCACTATCTGGTGTTGCGCGCCTTGCTTCAGAGCTTACGAAATCGAGATGCATTGCACGAAGAAATTCTGGAACGCGTTCGTCTCGGCAATTTACGGACCTTGTTGTGAAACAGCTGGACTTATTTTGTCAAAGATCAAAATCCAAAAAGTTTAA
- the LOC141902501 gene encoding caveolin-3-like, which translates to MADDKGIQLTVQGDSAEVKFEKGNQNLNERDPNNINDHLRVAFDEVFGEPDPGVFSFDKIWTLSYTVFSAVKLWTYRITSLICGLPLMVFWGCYFACLSFCTIWCCAPCFRAYELNMHCVKKFWNAFVSSIYGPCCETAGLIFSKIKIEKV; encoded by the exons ATGGCTGATGACAAAGGAATACAATTAACCGTTCAGGGAGACTCTGCCGAAGTCAAGTTTGAGAAGGGGAATCAAAACCTAAACGAAAGGGATCCTAATAACATCAACGACCATTTGAGA GTTGCTTTCGATGAAGTGTTTGGTGAGCCAGATCCTGGAGTGTTcagttttgataaaatctgGACGTTAAGCTATACA GTGTTCTCTGCGGTGAAATTGTGGACGTATAGAATTACATCGTTAATATGTGGCCTTCCGCTGATGGTTTTCTGGGGATGTTATTTCGCCTGCCTCAGTTTCTGCACGATCTGGTGTTGCGCGCCTTGCTTCAGAGCTTACGAACTGAATATGCATTGCGTGAAGAAATTCTGGAACGCGTTCGTCTCCTCGATCTACGGACCTTGTTGTGAAACAGCCGGACTTATTTTTTCGAAGATCAAgattgaaaaagtttaa
- the LOC141902520 gene encoding caveolin-3-like: MKKMADDRGLQLKVRGEDPDVRFEGGRQVLDERDPNGINDHLLVAFDEVFGEPDPGIHSFYKVWTLTHTVYSGVKLWMYRLLTVICGIPLMIIWGCFFACASFCTIWCCTPCLRAIELYYHCLKRCGVACMEAIYGPCYQAIGLIFSKIRVEQVVTNKQMV; encoded by the exons ATGAAAAAGATGGCTGATGATAGAGGCTTACAATTAAAAGTTCGGGGAGAAGATCCCGATGTTAGATTCGAGGGTGGAAGGCAAGTTTTAGACGAAAGAGATCCAAATGGCATCAATGACCATTTGCTA GTCGCTTTCGATGAAGTGTTTGGTGAGCCGGACCCTGGTATTCACAGTTTTTACAAAGTTTGGACCCTTACTCACACG GTTTACTCGGGAGTAAAACTATGGATGTACAGGCTGTTGACAGTAATATGCGGCATTCCTTTGATGATTATTTGGGGATGTTTCTTCGCGTGCGCCAGTTTCTGTACGATCTGGTGTTGCACGCCTTGTCTCAGAGCCATCGAACTCTACTATCACTGTCTCAAGAGGTGCGGGGTCGCGTGTATGGAAGCGATTTATGGACCTTGCTATCAAGCAATCGGGCTTATTTTCTCAAAGATTCGGGTTGAACAGGTTGTTACTAATAAGCAAATGGTCTAA
- the LOC141902646 gene encoding ras-related protein Rab-43-like, with product MAQQNSPLDNDDAFDYLFKIVLIGDTGVGKTCVVQRFKTGNFMEKHGSTIGVDFTMKTLNLDGKRVKLQVWDTAGQERFRTITQSYYRSANGVVIAYDITKRESFDNVRRWEEDVLKYAGSNVVQLLIGNKKDLESLREVNDEQAQELAQHLNMMDAVETSAKDNTNVDEAFIKMAIELKKRHGGDSNLYNAPDNRGVTINTKNMNRGWGCCS from the exons ATGGCTCAACAGAACTCACCCCTAGATAACGATGACGCCTTcgattatttattcaaaatagtGTTAATCGGTGATACCGGTGTCGGAAAGACATGCGTcgttcagaggttcaaaactggaaattttatggaaaaacatggaAGCACGATAGGCGTCgatttcacaatgaaaacCTTAAACCTCGATGGAAAACGAGTTAAG ttaCAAGTGTGGGATACAGCTGGACAAGAACGTTTTCGTACGATCACGCAGAGCTACTACAGGAGCGCTAATGGAGTTGTTATCGCTTACGATATTACTAAACGAGAATCATTCGACAACGTTCGTAGATGGGAAGAAGATGTTCTTAAATACGCCGGTTCTAACGTAGTTCAACTGCTTATAG GGAATAAAAAAGATTTGGAAAGTTTACGTGAAGTTAACGATGAACAGGCTCAAGAACTCGCCCAACATTTAAACATGATGGATGCCGTAGAAACCAGTGCTAAAGACAATACTAATGTAGATGAAGCGTTTATTAAAATGGCCATT GAATTAAAAAAACGTCATGGAGGTGACAGTAATTTGTATAACGCGCCAGACAATCGAGGAGTGACTATTAATACAAAGAATATGAATCGTGGTTGGGGTTGTTGTtcatag